Part of the Vibrio sp. SCSIO 43137 genome, CCGTTAAATGAGGCATAAAGTTGCAAGGGCGGTGGCTGGCATCTAACTGCTGCTGGATAATCTTAGTCCATGCTGTTTTACATGCGCCTGTAGAGCCCGGCGTGGCAAAAATAACCGTGTGGTTTGCAAAACCGGCAATGGCGCGGGACTGAATAGTCGATGTTCCAATCTCTTCATAAGAGACCTGTCTGAACAGTTCACCAAAACCTTCTACCTGCTTATCAAACAAAGGAACCAGTGCTTCAGGCGTGTTATCACGTGAAGTAAAACCCGTACCTCCGGTGATCATGACCACTTGTACCTCTTCATCAGCGATCCACTGAGAAACAATAGCGCGGATTTTATATAGGTCATCAATAACGATTTTCTTATCAACCAGATTGTGTCCCGCTTGTTTTAGCTGCTCAACAAAATACTGACCTGAGGTATCATTCTCTTCC contains:
- the moaB gene encoding molybdenum cofactor biosynthesis protein B gives rise to the protein MGHAVSEFKPANIAVLTVSDTRTEENDTSGQYFVEQLKQAGHNLVDKKIVIDDLYKIRAIVSQWIADEEVQVVMITGGTGFTSRDNTPEALVPLFDKQVEGFGELFRQVSYEEIGTSTIQSRAIAGFANHTVIFATPGSTGACKTAWTKIIQQQLDASHRPCNFMPHLTV